One genomic region from Thermodesulfobacteriota bacterium encodes:
- a CDS encoding GspH/FimT family pseudopilin: protein MSSAGRALNSSESRGAGFVLVELIVVLIIAGLMVALTIPVFTSSMEGLRLKAAVRDVVSTMKHARSTAVFRQIPQKVSFDLDADTYRVAALVAGEDDGLPDGRRREVALHADLRISAMESGDERIESGEGHVVFYPDGSSSDGAVTIRNEKTDEVSTVTVDIFTGVATVSFGDDRG from the coding sequence ATGTCGTCAGCTGGAAGGGCCTTGAATAGCAGCGAGAGCCGTGGCGCGGGCTTCGTACTGGTGGAGCTCATAGTGGTCCTGATCATCGCAGGCCTGATGGTGGCCTTGACGATCCCCGTCTTTACCTCCTCCATGGAGGGGCTCCGCCTAAAGGCGGCCGTGCGGGATGTGGTCTCGACCATGAAGCACGCCAGGAGTACGGCGGTATTCCGGCAGATACCGCAGAAGGTAAGTTTCGACCTGGACGCCGACACCTACCGGGTGGCGGCTCTCGTCGCCGGAGAAGACGACGGCCTTCCCGATGGACGCAGGAGGGAGGTCGCGCTCCACGCCGACCTCCGTATCTCGGCCATGGAGTCCGGCGATGAGAGAATCGAGTCGGGGGAAGGCCATGTAGTCTTCTACCCCGACGGAAGCTCCAGCGACGGGGCGGTTACGATAAGGAACGAGAAGACGGATGAAGTCTCTACGGTCACGGTGGATATATTTACGGGGGTGGCGACGGTCAGCTTCGGCGACGACCGGGGATGA
- the gspG gene encoding type II secretion system major pseudopilin GspG — MRRARLKRLKHLKQLNSAGFSLVELLVVMIILALLGALVLPKFIKHVDPAKLKAANVQIEMLGTALDTMRLDIGRYPTGDEGLEMLRADPGDVPGWNGPYIKKEVPLDPWKRAYVYVYPGEQGDYDIICYGADGTPGGTEENQDVVSWKGLE, encoded by the coding sequence ATGAGACGAGCTCGCTTAAAACGACTAAAACACCTAAAACAATTGAACAGCGCGGGCTTCTCCCTCGTGGAACTGCTGGTGGTAATGATAATACTCGCGCTCCTGGGCGCGCTTGTGCTGCCGAAGTTCATAAAGCATGTGGACCCCGCCAAGCTCAAGGCGGCCAACGTACAGATAGAGATGCTCGGCACGGCCCTCGATACGATGCGCCTGGACATAGGGCGCTACCCCACGGGCGATGAGGGGCTTGAGATGCTCAGGGCCGACCCCGGGGACGTGCCCGGGTGGAACGGCCCCTATATCAAGAAAGAGGTGCCGCTGGACCCGTGGAAGCGGGCGTATGTATACGTATATCCCGGCGAGCAGGGGGATTACGACATTATCTGTTACGGCGCGGACGGGACCCCCGGCGGTACGGAGGAAAACCAGGATGTCGTCAGCTGGAAGGGCCTTGAATAG